In Molothrus aeneus isolate 106 chromosome 4, BPBGC_Maene_1.0, whole genome shotgun sequence, the following are encoded in one genomic region:
- the JAKMIP1 gene encoding janus kinase and microtubule-interacting protein 1 isoform X3 produces the protein MVRARGCHGKRTARTGEGLLTRQRSVKIATSWVFQELEDAGTPEEKVNSAGEENLTLRIKELEKSREKLKGVLEDCVESNSILRNRMKELELSHKTLLVRIDQLCVKLDRVENANLRVKGKLQSIQEDLIHLVGSQKKSEKKHKEKLHWLQEQLKTKEDEIKSQSEYFEHYKRRQRQQTAVLRKRDCHLQDEVSRLEKQVLDLNAHIALLTSKLEEGMVQHLRQKLQSVCSGTQGCKDPGREEMEWKTCIENVEHDLKSHLKAFQQNLKFLREKEENTRREQADLLTELQCSQNTEDFLRTKLEESHHHVYSLKLSVIKLQEKLEELLDANRTLKDEGTMKLKEKKENYSELTRLVDGDNSVNLVSQLNGDLIQDEVQNPKWRAVLDSLRSRATQTPVVLLHDKESETPACSCEGLKQMEELPEDLVPVLECSSSGFVKFAGLAETEQVTLGPRRANTLEDSFTLLRCTPSHHAARLLPPCSEKLPSDETSKETKDEETFCLLKEHTVTPPVKTFPASVVEILMRKKLQLTLFEPGRCNIAAFTTEKKVRNLSFCETNTNLWSDGLCIVAKGGFYDRATEFLHEMLPSTVAEIFTTSLEECNMEKHWGSKQILPGSASEKKCLDKDVDDEKYHQKIFTGRAEREEIQNDEAQQQQVTCDLEESSKVSYKTELFSRGKPGVVARESLHSMQGAQSLPVDSKAFKKCFEGSPERMEKEEKTSENCIPDVNRGCNGEDVIEMEAKGKQTQKPTHQTSPSSNISLKKRKDQTLKLHEPNKDFSCQKIAAKNVQHEYSQNFFPSDEERYPLKLLFPLQERPVCISKLFQPRKSFYKCFCPLSTWEAGNECNVRISVLEKAVAACSQRIFLLMQENENYAKKVSILQQENDKYAQMMCALEEEMDAYFQYVLAADEANVVSFQNLLNEKEVADGCYDNLTGESTMTPGTFLVATFSNNLSYAEEKNRNSEKDSWTIAPNRLHGSALSLNGRKMRYFQLLSDLKEERSRCFKEMAKLLQDKENCVAKYNELMQERKRNLQRIALSEGEKETLLAHLAEIKCEQDKYRTLVSELQDCKTSCYQTISDLQEEKHVLQRKIDRIKQETSERLDELQKANTNFILENKNLKELMSSLGFTYEELRKEESMGTNKNIVKLKEESQQPGLKPKKVETACSVTQTEEQGVLAVDPSDYSGQKGSMFESYSMMKEQVRKVEEQLKIQQKELEKSKKEAQKWYRELGFAETRCEETNTRLMQALSELDHLKQEVGNKMQGKQHCKLMPVYTLKDAQEKEVNKIASKRLEQQVLTLKAQLRDQAALQNQFHDLQNEVELLQAQLCEKEKELQKRKSEVKLTLAPLKMLLSSTEVSQAKGQPEDRVAGAKGNRRIGSASGDLSQGWVAPTVLPSPQSCVLALLLE, from the exons ATGGTCAGAGCACGTGGCTGCCACGGAAAGCGCACTGCACGGACAGGAGAGGGTCTTCTTACAAGGCAGAGAAG TGTTAAAATTGCTACTTCCTGGGTTTTCCAGGAATTAGAAGATGCAGGCACACCTGAGGAAAAAGTAAACAGTGCTGGAGAAGAGAATTTGACTCTCAGAATAAAAGAGCTGGAAAAGTCAAGGGAAAAGCTGAAAGGTGTTCTAGAGGACTGCGTGGAGTCAAATTCCATCCTGAGAAATAG GATgaaagagctggagctgtcacaCAAAACACTTCTTGTGAGGATTGATCAACTTTGTGTGAAGCTGGACCGGGTTGAAAATGCCAATCTGCGCGTTAAAGGGAAACTGCAAAGCATTCAGGAGGACCTGATCCACTTG GTTGGAAGCCAAAAGAAGTCAGAGAAGAAGCACAAGGAAAAATTGCATTGGcttcaggagcagctgaagacaAAAGAGGATGAAATAAAAAGCCAATCAGAATATTTTGAGCACTACAAACGAAGGCAGAGACAACAGACAGCAGTCCTGAGGAAAAGGGACTGTCACCTTCAGGATGAGGTGTCTAGGCTGGAAAAGCAAGTCCTAGATCTTAATGCCCATATTGCTCTTTTGACATCCAAGTTAGAAGAGGGAATGGTGCAGCACCTCCGGCAGAAGCTGCAGTCAGTGTGCAGTGGGACTCAGGGCTGTAAAGACCCTGGAAGGGAAGAAATGGAATGGAAGACTTGTATTGAAAATGTGGAGCATGATTTGAAAAGCCACCTTAAGGCATTTCAGCAAAACCTGAAGTTCTtgagggaaaaagaagagaacactAGAAGAGAACAGGCAGACCTGCTGACTGAACTGCAGTGCTCTCAGAACACTGAAGACTTTCTCAGAACAAAATTGGAAGAATCTCACCATCATGTCTATAGTTTAAAATTATCTGTAATCAAGCTACAGGAAAAGTTGGAAGAGCTTTTAGATGCAAATAGAACTTTAAAAGATGAAGGTACTATGAAgttgaaagagaagaaagaaaattactcaGAACTTACAAGATTGGTGGATGGGGACAACAGTGTTAATCTGGTGAGTCAACTG AATGGAGATCTAATTCAGGATGAAGTTCAGAATCCAAAATGGAGGGCAGTCTTGGATTCACTCAGAAGCAGAGCTACTCAAACTCCAGTTGTGCTGCTACATGATAAAGAGTCTG AAACACCAGCCTGTAGCTGTGAGGGACTAAAGCAGATGGAGGAGCTACCAGAAGACCTTGTACCAGTTTTGGAATGCAGTTCCAGTGGCTTTGTGAAATTTGCTGGTCTAGCTGAGACTGAGCAG GTCACCCTTGGACCACGGAGGGCAAATACTCTAGAGGACAGTTTCACTTTGCTCAGGTGTACCCCAAGTCATCATGCAGCAAGACTGCTTCCCCCTTGTTCTGAGAAGTTACCCAGTGATGAGACAAGTAAGGAAACCAAAGATGAAGAAACCTTTTGTCTCTTGAAGGAACACACTGTAACTCCACCAGTGAAGACATTCCCTGCTTCTGTGGTTGAAATCTTAATGAGGAAGAAGCTCCAACTGACCTTGTTTGAACCTGGAAGATGTAACATAGCAGCTTTCACCACTGAGAAGAAAGTGAGGAATTTGAGTTTCTGTGAGACAAATACTAATCTTTGGTCTGATGGCCTTTGCATTGTTGCAAAAGGAGGATTTTATGACAGAGCTACTGAATTTCTTCATGAAATGTTGCCTTCCACTGTGGCTGAAATTTTCACAACATCTCTAGAAGAATGCAACATGGAAAAACATTGGGGAAGCAAGCAAATTCTGCCAGGAAgtgcaagtgaaaaaaaatgtctGGATAAAGATGTGGATGATGAAAAGTATCACCAAAAAATCTTTACAGGGAGAGCTGAAAGAGAGGAAATACAGAATGATGAAGCCCAACAACAACAGGTGACCTGTGATCTTGAGGAAAGTTCTAAAGTTTCCTACAAAACTGAATTATTCAGTCGTGGGAAGCCAGGAGTGGTAGCCAGAGAGAGTCTCCATAGCATGCAGGGTGCCCAAAGTTTACCTGTTGATTCCAAAGcctttaaaaagtgttttgaaGGGAGTCCTGAACGaatggagaaagaagaaaagacttcaGAAAACTGCATCCCTGATGTGAATAGAGGATGTAATGGAGAAGACGTAATTGAAATGGaagcaaaaggaaagcagaCTCAGAAACCAACTCACCAAACAAGCCCCTCCAGCAATATCAgcctgaaaaaaaggaaagatcaGACCTTGAAACTCCATGAACCAAATAAGGATTTCTCATGTCAAAAAATAGCTGCTAAAAATGTGCAACATGAATActctcagaatttttttccatcagatGAAGAGAGATATCCACTTAAATTGCTGTTTCCTCTGCAAGAGAGGCCTGTGTGCATAAGCAAACTATTCCAGCCAAGGAAAAGTTTTTATAAGTGTTTCTGTCCTCTATCAACCTGGGAAGCTGGAAATGAATGTAATGTGAGAATATCTGTACTGGAAAAAGCAGTGGCTGCATGTTCTCAGAGGATATTTCTGCTGATGCAAGAGAATGAGAATTACGCCAAAAAAGTCAGCATATTACAACAGGAGAATGACAAATATGCTCAGATGATGTGTGCCCTGGAAGAGGAGATGGATGCATATTTTCAATATGTTTTAGCAGCAGATGAAGCTAACGTTGTTTCATTCCAAAACTTACTTAATGAGAAAGAAGTTGCAGATGGGTGTTATGATAACCTCACAGGAGAAAGCACCATGACCCCAGGAACATTTTTAGTTGCAACTTTTTCCAACAATCTCTCATatgctgaagagaaaaacaggaattcTGAAAAAGACTCATGGACAATTGCACCAAATAGACTTCATGGGAGTGCTCTATCCCTGAATGGAAGGAAAATGAGGTACTTCCAGCTGCTTTCTGacctgaaagaagaaagaagcaggtGCTTCAAAGAAATGGCTAAATTATTACAAGACAAGGAGAACTGTGTAGCAAAATATAATGAATTAAtgcaagagagaaagagaaatttacAAAGAATAGCTCTTTCAGAAGGCGAAAAAGAAACTTTGTTGGCACATTTGGCAGAGATAAAGTGTGAGCAAGACAAATACAGGACCTTAGTTTCAGAACTCCAAGACTGCAAAACTAGCTGTTATCAAACCATTTCTGACTTGCAGGAGGAAAAACATGTACTGCAAAGGAAGATAGACAGAATCAAGCAAGAAACTTCAGAACGGCTTGATGAACTTCAGAAAGCAAATACAaactttattttagaaaataaaaatttaaaagagttAATGTCTTCTTTGGGTTTCACCTATGAAGAGctgagaaaagaggaaagtatgggaacaaacaaaaatatcgTAAAACTAAAAGAAGAAAGTCAACAACCTGGTCTTAAGCCAAAGAAAGTTGAAACAGCATGTAGTGTAACACAAACTGAAGAACAGGGAGTTCTGGCTGTAGATCCTTCAGATTATTCTGGGCAAAAG GGCAGCATGTTTGAAAGCTACAGTATGATGAAAGAGCAGGTCAGAAAGGTGGAAGAGCAactaaaaatacagcaaaaggaattagaaaaatctaaaaaagaG GCTCAGAAGTGGTACAGAGAGCTTGGTTTTGCTGAAACAAGGTGTGAAGAAACCAACACTCGTTTGATGCAGGCTCTCTCAGAACTAGACCACCTTAAACAAGAAGTTGGGAACAAaatgcagggaaagcagcactgCAAATTAATG